The Rhizobium sp. CCGE531 genomic sequence CGCCTCCTTCAGCCTTTTCGCAAGCGGCGAGTGATCGCGGTGGGTGTGGCTGACGAAGATATGCGTGACCTCGCGCCCCTTCAGCGCCGCCATCAAAGCGGCGAAATGCGCCTCATTCTCCGGACCGGGATCGATGACCGCGACGGAAGAGCCGCCGACGATATAGCTGTTGGTGCCGTGAAAGGTGAAGGCGCTGGGATTGTTGACCGTCATCCGCTCGATGCCGGGCGCGACCGGTACGGCGCGGCCGTAGGCGGGTTCGAAGGCAAGGTCGAAGTCAGGCGTGCTCATGATTGCTTGTATTCGATTTCGATAAAGGACATCGGCTCGGCGCCGGCATTGACGACATTGTGCTCGACACCCGCCTCGCGCCGATAGGCGGCACCCTTGGCGATATCGACCCGCCGGCTGCCGCCAGGTTCCTCCAGCAGAAACCGGCAATCGGTCATCGGCACCACGACATAGCCGAGGCCATGGACATGATGCCCGGTATCGGCGCCGGGCTCGAAATCCCAGCGGGTGATGCGGCAGACGGCGTCATCGAGAAGCACGGTGGGCACGGCCGGCGGGCGGGCGCGAAACTGGCTCATCGGATCTCCTCATGCGCAATGCAATGCCGCAAGACCTATCATAGCCGCCCGGAAAGCACACAGAAATATGCATCCGCTCATCACTTAGTCATTGTAGCCGGATGCGACCTTTGCTAATCAGACGCCGATTGGCTGGTGTAGCCGCCATTTCCTCTGTTGGGGCGTCGCCAAGCGGTAAGGCACCGGTTTTTGGTACCGGCATTCCCAGGTTCGAATCCTGGCGCCCCAGCCATTTGCTTTCCAATATTCTAAATCACATGAACTTCATGATCTACGCGTTGCAACAATAGTCTTTGCAACATCAAAGACATTGGCTGAAGAAATTCCCGTCGCGGCCGCCGTTATCTCCACCACTTAAATATTGTTTGACCATTTTCCTCCATCCTGTTCGCCATCATCTCGATACAGGCGATCATGAACCACGCTCCCTACGAATTGCTGCTTTCCATCGTTGCCCCCTGCCACAATGAGGAGGAGGGGCTTGGCGAATTTTGCCGGCGGGCTGTTGTGACGGCGCGGGGGATTGCCGGTGAGGCTTTCGAGATCATCCTGGTGGATGACGGGTCGACTGACGGCACCTGGGAGGTGATCGCCTCGCTTGCCGTGGAGACGCCGCAGGTGCTTGGCGTGCGGCTGATGCGCAATCACGGTCACCAGCTGGCTGCCACCGCCGGCCTTGCCGCCTCGCGTGGCGAGCGGGTGTTGCTGATCGATGCCGATCTGCAGGATCCGCCGGAACTGTTGCTGATGATGATGCCGGTCATGGATCGCGGCGCGGATGTCGTCTATGGCCAGCGCGTGCGCCGGCAGGGGGAG encodes the following:
- a CDS encoding cupin domain-containing protein is translated as MSQFRARPPAVPTVLLDDAVCRITRWDFEPGADTGHHVHGLGYVVVPMTDCRFLLEEPGGSRRVDIAKGAAYRREAGVEHNVVNAGAEPMSFIEIEYKQS